The sequence below is a genomic window from Harpia harpyja isolate bHarHar1 chromosome 3, bHarHar1 primary haplotype, whole genome shotgun sequence.
AAGCTGAGCTAATCAAATATGGGACCTAACACAAACGTTTGTAAAAactggttatttttgttttagaagtCAAATTCACTTGGATGAACTGACTAGCATTTACAAGAGtttcagtaaatgaggaaaaccTTGACATAAAACAAACTGTTATTTGTACAAGTCCATGActcatacagttaaaaaaaataaatcaaaacccacaaataattagagctaaaaaaataatcatacaaATTTCAATTTTCCAAAGGTTAACCAGGTTACAATAAGCCCATTTAGCCATCATATTTGATCTTATAAGTCTACTGGTTTTGCAGTTGGTAGCAGTTTCACTTTAGATATTGGATTCTTTGGAGAGCCTCTATAAcgaattctttcttttcctggagcACTTCTTGAGATTGTAGATTTTTCTGGGGCAGCACCCGgaatatttatatttgcattaacTTTTAAACTGGATTTTACTGTTTCATGATTGGTTAGATCTTCTAGAACAGACTTTGATGGATGAACAGTTGCTTTCTGTTCATGGATTCCAGCAGTTCTGACAGAAACATCAGGCTTGTCTGATGGATTTAATGGCCTGCAACATGATTTAGATGTTAAGTCTAAGCGCTTATAAGATGCGGAAACTTGGTCGTATGTAATTTCACTTCTGAGTGGCAAAGCCACGGAATTCTTTGAGGGCTTTTCTGTGCAGGAGAATAGTGCAGAATCATAGCTGAAAGATTTAACAAGTGGTGAACCAACATCACTTGCTTTAAGCAGTTGAGAACTTACAGATCGTCTGTTAGCCTCCAATAAGGAATTCATTCTTCTTACAGACTGTCTAACAGGAGTACGTTGAAACTTAAGAGGTGGTTTAGTTTTGCTTGCAGAACTTGGATCATTTAATGAaagcttgttaaaccactgtatgtgGTCAGAAACCTTTCCATGGTCAGAAACAGTTGATGTTTTAGTTAAAGTTTTATCAAAATTTTCAGCTTGCAAGTATTGGTTGCCTACCTCATTTTGTGATTTAGGCAACTGCAAAGTAGGAAGCTGTCCTGCCACAGAAAGTTTAGCGGTATCTTCTTCCAAATTACAGcattttaccacacagttttcaGCTGTTTGTGAGTGTGTTAattctatttcctcttttcttccgAAGGAATCTAATTTGTTTAAGTCATCTTTTGATGAACTGTTCTGAACTGTCAACTTGTCTTCCCTGGCTAGTACTTGAGGCACAGGAAGTTCTGTTACTTTTTTTATACCTGGTTTTGGGACATGAAGTTCAATCTCAATAGaagttttgaagttttttttctccaaaactttaatttcatctttttttgatTGCTGTTTATCAATAGCATAAGATTGATTAACTTGGTGCAACAGCTCCCTGGATTTTGTATTTACTAGGTTTTCAGAAACTTCTTCAGCTAACAATTCTTTCTTTGGACTGAGCCCTGTGAGACACAGAGTTTCATTTAATGTTTCACCTGCTACATCTGAGAAAGGTAGTTTTGTATCACCTATCAAATTGTGAAGATTACTTCCAGATGCAGAGAAGGCTTGCTTAACTTTCAGTAATGTTTCTGCAGTTGAATTACTTTCCTCTTCACAAAGCAAAAGTTCTAAGCTGTTGTCTTGTTTGCTTACAGTTGTGGATTTGAATTCATCTGGAACAACTGGTGGCTTTCCAAATATCAAAGAAGAACCAATTCCCATTTCAGGGTGTCCCGGCAGAATTCCCTCATTCCTGCTGATCACCTGAGAATCTCTAACAGTAGGACTACTCCATGACATTTGGTGAACTACTTTATTGTGACATTTTGGAGTTAGCAAGTTTTCTTCTGACTTGCTCACATTCTTTGAACCTTAAAATAAATATCACAGTGTTTAAGAATAAAATCTTGCGATTTTAATGATCATTACAGGcaaaattacttctaaaaaagCCTAATTATCAAAGCAGCACTGAATTTAAAGATGACTCCATCAAAtttcagaaatgtgaaaaaaggTTGTAATATTAAGAACTGAAATCCTGTATCTCATCTTGTTTAACTAACAAAAGAGAGCTACTAAAATACGCTAGAGACACGGCCCTGTCCTAAACCAATTCTTTTTCCCCAGGAGCCGCTAACATTCAAGTAAGTAACTTTTGTCCTACTGGCTAGAAGCACTTTTAATCCAATTGCTTTTATATCTTTATGGATAAAGCAAAAGTTTTCCCCATACAATATATTCTGTTAGATACTTACCTTTCTTAGGGAATTTTTCATTGACACATGGGCTGAAGAATGCATCTTGTTTTGCACATTCAGTTCTGCTTTCCAAACCTTGCTGACTTGCAAGACGCCTTCCAATATTTTCAGATCTATTACCAACCGCACATCCTGATACAATATTCTTGAACAAACAAAAGGTGATAATTACTTTCATATAAACTTGTAATCCAGAAACTGATTTACAGAGGAACCTCCAGGAAAAGGCTATGCAAATCAGCCATGGCAGGCTTTTCTTGGCCATACTTCACCTTGCCTCGATTCTTTGTAGGTAGGGAACAACCCACCTGCAGTAAGGTAGGCTTAACCACACTCTGAACATAGTGATTCTGTGCATAGGCTCTGTAATATTCAGAAATTCAGGAACTGTGAGACCTGCTGATCatgagtgtggtgggttgatcccAGCTGGCAGGTAAGCTCCCATCCACCTGCTTGGTcactccccccactccccagcaggatgagggagagaattggaaaggcaaaagaggagggggctggggaacaacaaaaaaacccaaacccacaggtGATGCAAAAGCCATCACTCACAACAAgtagaccaatgcccagccagcccctgaGTAGTGGCTACTTTGCAAAAACTCCCCCATCCCAGTTTTACTggtgagcatgacattatatgggatggaatagctccttggtcaattcaggtcagctgtcccagctgtcccCTCCCCCAGCCTCTTGTCCCACCCCAGCTGAACCCAGTACAAGCTGATCAGTTACTGCTATGAAAATAAACCTAGGGTTTCTTGTACTTGATAGCAGGTCCAGCCACACTGTGATCCCTCCATTACCAAATAAGTCCTTCCTGCTACTGAAAAGCAATGCCCAAAACTTAGGATTCATATTTGCAGAGTAACAAGAAGACTGGGTTATAAGCAGAATACTTACTATTTCTCTGTTGCTTTTCCCCAAACCAAACTTCAAGCGTAACGACCTACGAACCATTTCTTTTCGGCTAATCTTTGGTGAAAAACAACCTGTCTTTCCTGATTCAGCCCTGggaggacagagaggaagaagtgACACAAAAAACTCTTTAGGAGGGCAATGAAAACATCCTGATGCTTATTTATGGTTATTTCCATTAGTTTTACTTCTTCTGTTGGCTCCATTTTGCCACATTGGAAGATCTGGTGATTTTAAGATTACTATAAAAATTTGGTATGTTTTGAACATCAAAAAAGGATGATTTTAAAGACAGACTGAGATTTTACACATCATTAGTCAAGGGGTCTAGACCTACCTTTCCCATTTATCTTTAGTTTCTGAGAGTTAAGGCGAATTACCTGTATAATTTTTTGCTTGCATGTCTTTTACTTCTTCTGTTCCCTGTACTAAACAGATGATTTTCACCACTGGCTGAAGGAGACAGCGAGGTTTGTGATGACTCAAGAGACACACAAGGGCTTGCGTCAAACTGAACTACAGGAACAAAATCATATTTTCATGATCTTAAAATAGccacatttttttcagataaagatTTAACAGTTAATACAATAAAGAATAGGTTTTTAAACAGCACAGATTGATTTTGTGGAGTGCTGGCTTGAAATTACTTTGACTGCCacttttatttaatattaaatgaaGCTGTTGCTTGTAGCATCTATAGAAGCGGCTGGATTGCAATTAATTGCATGCTACTGATATCAATACCTCAATTAAGTTTCCACACTGCTATCATCAC
It includes:
- the ARHGAP11A gene encoding rho GTPase-activating protein 11A isoform X2; its protein translation is MAEQRRRLVRLAVLEELRASYGIKVKSGGCLAAAKQPGAAAAEGKIFGIPFHALPQSLVPEYGYIPSFLVDTCEYLAEHVHTEGLFRKSGSLVRLKALKSKLDQGENCLSAALPCDVAGLLKQFFRELPEPILPPHLQEGLFKAQQLGNEKKTATMLLSCLMADRTIEALRYFFSFLRTVSLRSNENRMDSSNLAVIFAPNLLHSNENEKMSASTEKKIRLQAAVVQTLIDHAAEIGQVPEFILEKIPAMLGVDAFQSTPSLWGHEDSENESPSECKKRRHRSVGVLSVVTPVVLTPSTKRKLPTDCSQGLSSKKRRSFKHSFAFELLPSSIFNSSSTPASVQFDASPCVSLESSQTSLSPSASGENHLFSTGNRRSKRHASKKLYRAESGKTGCFSPKISRKEMVRRSLRLKFGLGKSNREINIVSGCAVGNRSENIGRRLASQQGLESRTECAKQDAFFSPCVNEKFPKKGSKNVSKSEENLLTPKCHNKVVHQMSWSSPTVRDSQVISRNEGILPGHPEMGIGSSLIFGKPPVVPDEFKSTTVSKQDNSLELLLCEEESNSTAETLLKVKQAFSASGSNLHNLIGDTKLPFSDVAGETLNETLCLTGLSPKKELLAEEVSENLVNTKSRELLHQVNQSYAIDKQQSKKDEIKVLEKKNFKTSIEIELHVPKPGIKKVTELPVPQVLAREDKLTVQNSSSKDDLNKLDSFGRKEEIELTHSQTAENCVVKCCNLEEDTAKLSVAGQLPTLQLPKSQNEVGNQYLQAENFDKTLTKTSTVSDHGKVSDHIQWFNKLSLNDPSSASKTKPPLKFQRTPVRQSVRRMNSLLEANRRSVSSQLLKASDVGSPLVKSFSYDSALFSCTEKPSKNSVALPLRSEITYDQVSASYKRLDLTSKSCCRPLNPSDKPDVSVRTAGIHEQKATVHPSKSVLEDLTNHETVKSSLKVNANINIPGAAPEKSTISRSAPGKERIRYRGSPKNPISKVKLLPTAKPVDL
- the ARHGAP11A gene encoding rho GTPase-activating protein 11A isoform X1, with the protein product MAEQRRRLVRLAVLEELRASYGIKVKSGGCLAAAKQPGAAAAEGKIFGIPFHALPQSLVPEYGYIPSFLVDTCEYLAEHVHTEGLFRKSGSLVRLKALKSKLDQGENCLSAALPCDVAGLLKQFFRELPEPILPPHLQEGLFKAQQLGNEKKTATMLLSCLMADRTIEALRYFFSFLRTVSLRSNENRMDSSNLAVIFAPNLLHSNENEKMSASTEKKIRLQAAVVQTLIDHAAEIGQVPEFILEKIPAMLGVDAFQSTPSLWGHEDSENESPSECKKRRHRSVGDIVSGALNKVKSNRTPSTTPQQDRSVLSVVTPVVLTPSTKRKLPTDCSQGLSSKKRRSFKHSFAFELLPSSIFNSSSTPASVQFDASPCVSLESSQTSLSPSASGENHLFSTGNRRSKRHASKKLYRAESGKTGCFSPKISRKEMVRRSLRLKFGLGKSNREINIVSGCAVGNRSENIGRRLASQQGLESRTECAKQDAFFSPCVNEKFPKKGSKNVSKSEENLLTPKCHNKVVHQMSWSSPTVRDSQVISRNEGILPGHPEMGIGSSLIFGKPPVVPDEFKSTTVSKQDNSLELLLCEEESNSTAETLLKVKQAFSASGSNLHNLIGDTKLPFSDVAGETLNETLCLTGLSPKKELLAEEVSENLVNTKSRELLHQVNQSYAIDKQQSKKDEIKVLEKKNFKTSIEIELHVPKPGIKKVTELPVPQVLAREDKLTVQNSSSKDDLNKLDSFGRKEEIELTHSQTAENCVVKCCNLEEDTAKLSVAGQLPTLQLPKSQNEVGNQYLQAENFDKTLTKTSTVSDHGKVSDHIQWFNKLSLNDPSSASKTKPPLKFQRTPVRQSVRRMNSLLEANRRSVSSQLLKASDVGSPLVKSFSYDSALFSCTEKPSKNSVALPLRSEITYDQVSASYKRLDLTSKSCCRPLNPSDKPDVSVRTAGIHEQKATVHPSKSVLEDLTNHETVKSSLKVNANINIPGAAPEKSTISRSAPGKERIRYRGSPKNPISKVKLLPTAKPVDL